From the Lysobacterales bacterium genome, one window contains:
- a CDS encoding GGDEF domain-containing protein translates to MPLMRYARPALPMRLCIAVRRALWCLLWMLGAVPAGAAPLLLEDATPIHDAWPYVQVLSDPDRSIDADEALRRLADFKPPASPHAGMGFRNDALWFHLPVAVPPGASGRWVLEIDYALLNRTDVFVAREGRTEHVATMGSLLPFRDRPLGSRTPAVMLDLQPGQNTDILFRVDTRSSVIVPVKFLSPAAFHSHANHEFLLQGVLIAIGFCLLVFSVQQWINLKDAVYGKYAAVIVCHLLFNMHLFGLGAIYLWTDRPWIEVHMAGLSLLLVSATLALFVEAVLADDLHPRARLALKVLAAALAIFALLFALDWMNNRWLGVVSAVFGLMPALIGLRGAIARVRRGDSVGTYFIVAWTGYFLTGVILSLTINGHIGVNFWTLHALQFGATFDMLLFMRIVILRTAAEHRVAQQARLERDMMKSLANTDSLTALKNRRGLNEALVTLVPRATTERLLAIYMLDLDGFKPVNDLYGHDVGDELLVAIAGRLTATVQSRDIVARVGGDEFVIVATELASVATAADLGQRLLAAFQAPFRQGELDCRVGVTIGYVLVPQDGTQIADLLKAADAAMYAGKQRGKGVAVRGAL, encoded by the coding sequence ATGCCGCTGATGCGCTATGCCCGACCTGCGTTGCCGATGCGTCTGTGCATCGCGGTGCGGCGCGCGCTGTGGTGTCTGTTGTGGATGCTGGGCGCGGTCCCCGCGGGCGCGGCACCGCTGCTGCTGGAGGATGCGACGCCGATTCACGACGCGTGGCCGTACGTGCAGGTGCTGTCCGACCCCGATCGCTCGATCGATGCCGACGAGGCGCTTCGACGCCTCGCGGACTTCAAGCCGCCCGCCTCGCCGCATGCCGGCATGGGCTTCCGCAACGATGCGCTTTGGTTTCATCTGCCGGTTGCGGTTCCGCCCGGTGCAAGTGGCCGCTGGGTCCTGGAAATCGACTACGCCTTGCTGAACCGCACCGACGTCTTCGTGGCCCGCGAAGGCCGCACCGAGCACGTCGCAACGATGGGCAGCTTGTTGCCGTTCCGCGATCGTCCGCTGGGTTCGCGCACGCCGGCGGTAATGCTAGACCTTCAGCCGGGCCAGAACACCGACATCCTGTTTCGCGTCGATACCCGCAGCTCGGTGATCGTGCCGGTGAAATTCCTGAGTCCGGCGGCGTTTCACTCGCATGCCAATCACGAGTTCCTGCTGCAGGGGGTGCTGATCGCGATCGGCTTTTGCCTGCTGGTCTTCAGTGTGCAGCAGTGGATCAACCTGAAGGACGCGGTATACGGAAAATATGCGGCCGTGATCGTCTGCCACCTGTTGTTCAACATGCACTTGTTCGGCCTGGGTGCGATCTACCTGTGGACCGACCGGCCCTGGATCGAAGTGCACATGGCCGGCCTTTCGTTGCTGCTGGTCTCGGCGACGCTGGCCTTGTTCGTGGAGGCCGTGCTGGCGGACGACTTGCATCCGCGTGCACGCTTGGCGCTGAAAGTGCTTGCGGCCGCACTCGCGATTTTCGCGCTGCTGTTCGCGCTGGACTGGATGAACAACCGATGGCTGGGCGTAGTCTCCGCCGTGTTCGGGCTGATGCCGGCGCTGATCGGCCTGCGCGGCGCCATCGCCCGGGTGCGTCGCGGCGACAGCGTCGGCACCTATTTCATCGTGGCCTGGACCGGCTATTTCCTGACCGGTGTGATCCTGTCGCTGACCATCAACGGTCACATCGGCGTGAATTTCTGGACCTTGCATGCGCTGCAGTTTGGCGCGACCTTCGACATGCTGCTGTTCATGCGCATCGTCATCCTGCGCACCGCCGCCGAGCATCGTGTGGCGCAACAGGCCCGACTCGAGCGCGACATGATGAAGTCGCTCGCCAACACCGACTCGCTGACGGCGCTGAAGAACCGGCGCGGCTTGAACGAGGCGCTCGTGACCCTGGTGCCGCGTGCGACCACGGAGCGGTTGCTGGCGATCTACATGCTCGACCTCGACGGCTTCAAGCCGGTCAATGACCTCTACGGGCATGACGTCGGTGACGAACTGCTGGTCGCCATCGCCGGCCGCCTGACCGCCACGGTGCAATCCCGCGACATCGTCGCGCGCGTGGGCGGCGACGAATTCGTGATCGTCGCCACCGAACTGGCCAGCGTGGCGACGGCGGCCGATCTCGGTCAGCGCTTGCTGGCCGCGTTCCAGGCGCCCTTCCGGCAAGGTGAACTGGATTGCCGGGTCGGTGTGACGATCGGCTATGTGCTGGTGCCGCAGGACGGCACCCAGATCGCCGACCTGCTCAAGGCCGCCGATGCGGCGATGTATGCGGGCAAGCAGCGCGGCAAGGGCGTCGCAGTGCGCGGTGCGCTCTAG
- a CDS encoding PD40 domain-containing protein has protein sequence MWRAKSAVLVGLGALLGAGPLVADPVLAGRILNPVTSAEPVAGTRDPAVSGDGRFIFFVSTSNNLGPMANGALNLYRADTSAATPPELSLVLALSGLGNGNCFAPSASNSGTVVAFETLATNLGGTQGNFSDIYASFQIALPQNEVGFDTLLVSRGLGGVAPNGASRYASTSGDGRFVAFWSDASNLIANDSNSAPDTFIVNVDGGQLGPTERISVDSNEVQIAGWSRALSNHAVSGDGRYVVFAADATLDGANSGTIEDVYLRDRTAGTTTLLSRFSNGTPFNAAADQPSISPNARYVAFRSFQTGAGIGPSRIFLRDRQSNTTTSIPAPPTTAACAEPRVSDDADIAMNCASSLVGVSQQVWFRRGSDGAFFRLSSTPGNADGNGASGTVIDLSDSGDVVVFDSAASNLDPGDGNSSQDVFVGIEESVLYAIFSDGFE, from the coding sequence ATGTGGCGTGCAAAGAGCGCGGTGCTGGTCGGGTTGGGTGCGCTGCTGGGCGCGGGGCCGTTGGTTGCCGATCCGGTGCTGGCCGGGCGAATCCTGAATCCGGTGACGAGTGCCGAGCCGGTGGCGGGGACGCGTGATCCGGCGGTGTCGGGGGACGGGCGTTTCATCTTCTTCGTGTCGACGTCGAACAATCTCGGGCCGATGGCCAACGGTGCGTTGAATCTCTATCGCGCCGACACGTCGGCAGCGACGCCACCGGAGCTGTCGCTGGTGCTGGCGCTGTCCGGGCTCGGCAATGGCAACTGCTTTGCGCCGTCGGCATCGAACAGCGGCACCGTGGTCGCATTCGAGACGCTGGCGACCAATCTCGGTGGCACGCAGGGCAACTTCAGCGACATCTATGCGAGCTTCCAGATCGCGCTGCCGCAAAACGAAGTCGGGTTCGATACCTTGCTGGTGAGTCGTGGCCTCGGCGGCGTGGCGCCGAATGGCGCGTCGCGGTATGCATCGACTTCGGGAGACGGCCGCTTCGTCGCGTTCTGGTCGGACGCATCGAACCTGATCGCGAATGACAGCAACAGCGCACCGGACACCTTCATCGTCAATGTCGATGGCGGCCAACTCGGCCCGACCGAACGCATCAGCGTCGATTCGAACGAAGTGCAGATCGCCGGCTGGAGTCGCGCCTTGTCGAACCATGCCGTGTCCGGTGACGGTCGTTACGTCGTGTTCGCCGCCGATGCGACGCTGGATGGTGCCAACTCCGGCACCATCGAAGACGTGTACCTGCGCGATCGCACGGCGGGCACGACGACGCTGCTGAGTCGCTTCAGCAACGGCACGCCCTTCAATGCCGCCGCCGACCAGCCCTCGATCTCGCCGAACGCGCGCTACGTGGCGTTCCGCTCGTTCCAGACCGGTGCCGGCATCGGTCCCAGCCGCATCTTCCTGCGTGACCGCCAGAGCAACACCACGACCAGCATTCCGGCGCCGCCGACCACGGCCGCGTGCGCCGAACCGCGCGTCAGCGACGATGCCGACATCGCGATGAACTGCGCGAGCAGCCTGGTCGGTGTCAGCCAGCAAGTCTGGTTCCGACGCGGCAGCGACGGCGCGTTCTTCCGACTCAGCAGCACGCCGGGCAATGCCGATGGCAATGGCGCTTCCGGCACCGTGATCGACTTGAGCGACAGCGGCGATGTCGTCGTGTTCGACTCGGCGGCGTCCAATCTCGATCCTGGCGATGGCAACAGCAGCCAGGACGTGTTCGTCGGCATCGAGGAAAGTGTGCTGTACGCGATCTTCAGCGACGGTTTCGAGTGA
- a CDS encoding nucleotidyltransferase domain-containing protein: MPKFYRELPVSASTAYAQVHAAAMALELARDVSHLQGSFATKKVRGTTQWYFAFREPDQRVRQIYVGPDSSDVRALVERARAAAPVDNLKPLAKSASSLGNATVQRKHLSVILRLNEFGFFRAGGVLIGTHAFLAYANQLGLQWVGSDQTADVDFAHAGRNVSIALPATVDSTPHAALTTMGEGFLPLVQYRGQAGASYRKKDEPEFQIDFLTPKTGRSDDPIHIEHLDVALQPLRFMEFSLEGIEQATLFDPTGRCVVVSLPAPARYAVHKLLVIAERSGAYRAKIGKDVAQAASLIEYFANTDLDPLMAAWQDARERGPGWRKRADEGLRALRATAPDQAALLAAER; the protein is encoded by the coding sequence ATGCCCAAGTTCTACCGCGAGCTTCCGGTGTCGGCGTCGACGGCGTATGCGCAGGTGCATGCGGCGGCGATGGCGTTGGAGTTGGCTCGGGACGTGTCGCATCTGCAGGGCAGTTTCGCGACCAAAAAGGTGCGTGGCACGACGCAGTGGTATTTCGCGTTTCGCGAGCCCGACCAGCGTGTTCGCCAGATCTACGTGGGACCGGATTCGTCCGACGTACGCGCGCTGGTGGAGCGCGCGCGGGCCGCGGCGCCAGTCGACAACCTGAAGCCGCTGGCGAAGAGTGCGAGCTCGCTCGGCAATGCCACGGTTCAGCGCAAACACTTGTCGGTGATCCTGCGGCTCAACGAGTTCGGCTTCTTCCGCGCCGGCGGCGTGCTGATCGGCACGCATGCATTTCTGGCGTATGCGAACCAGTTGGGACTGCAATGGGTCGGCTCCGACCAAACGGCCGATGTCGACTTCGCGCATGCGGGGCGAAACGTCTCGATTGCCTTGCCGGCCACGGTCGATTCGACACCACACGCCGCGCTGACGACGATGGGGGAGGGGTTTCTGCCGCTCGTTCAGTATCGTGGCCAAGCCGGTGCCAGTTATCGCAAGAAGGACGAGCCCGAGTTCCAGATCGACTTCCTGACGCCGAAGACCGGGCGTAGTGATGACCCGATCCATATCGAGCACCTCGACGTCGCGCTGCAGCCGTTGCGCTTCATGGAGTTCTCGCTCGAAGGTATCGAACAGGCGACGCTGTTCGACCCGACCGGTCGCTGCGTCGTCGTCAGTCTTCCGGCGCCGGCACGTTATGCGGTGCACAAGCTGCTGGTGATCGCCGAACGCAGCGGCGCTTATCGCGCCAAGATCGGCAAGGATGTCGCGCAGGCGGCGTCGCTGATCGAGTATTTCGCGAACACCGACCTAGATCCGCTGATGGCGGCTTGGCAGGACGCGCGCGAACGCGGGCCCGGTTGGCGCAAGCGCGCCGACGAAGGATTGCGGGCCCTGCGCGCGACGGCGCCGGATCAAGCCGCATTGCTCGCTGCGGAGCGATGA
- a CDS encoding restriction endonuclease has product MWMVRAGEGGWRIDEFKSRSMVSIGWQEMGDMSALKSRDDFVRQIGRVYLDNTKAQTSTSAGMVFRFVREMKIGDGVVTYDPAERKYLIGTIRSDYRHDSKQPNGPNVRDVDWRGQVYRDALSVSARNSLGAIATLFLLSPDVASEIERVATSGSGLQTSSLRADDTEDVQQVEDIYRDIQNKSAEFIKDRLIRLSWDEMQELVAGLLRAMGYKTRVSPPGADRGKDIVASPDGFGFESPRIVVEVKHRPNSLMGAQEIRSFLGGRHREDKGLYVSSGGFTKEARYEADRATIPLMLMDLDDLVKTVLDYYERMDSDSRRLIPLKRLYWPA; this is encoded by the coding sequence ATGTGGATGGTTCGAGCTGGAGAGGGTGGCTGGCGTATCGATGAGTTCAAATCACGATCGATGGTTTCGATCGGGTGGCAGGAAATGGGGGACATGTCGGCGTTGAAGTCGCGCGACGATTTTGTGCGCCAGATCGGTCGTGTGTACCTGGACAACACCAAGGCACAGACCTCAACTTCTGCGGGTATGGTTTTCCGATTCGTTCGTGAGATGAAGATCGGTGACGGCGTGGTTACTTATGATCCGGCCGAACGAAAGTACCTCATTGGAACGATTCGGAGCGACTATCGGCATGATTCGAAACAGCCGAATGGCCCAAATGTCCGCGACGTTGACTGGCGCGGTCAGGTCTATCGGGATGCGCTCTCCGTTTCAGCGCGTAACAGCTTGGGCGCTATTGCCACGTTGTTTCTGTTATCGCCGGATGTCGCGAGCGAAATTGAACGCGTGGCGACCAGTGGGTCCGGTTTGCAGACATCCAGTCTTCGAGCCGACGACACCGAAGATGTTCAGCAAGTTGAGGACATTTATCGCGACATTCAGAACAAGAGCGCTGAGTTCATCAAGGATCGACTGATCCGCTTGTCGTGGGACGAGATGCAGGAGTTGGTTGCTGGGCTCTTGAGAGCCATGGGTTACAAAACTCGTGTTTCTCCTCCTGGTGCTGACCGTGGAAAGGACATCGTGGCGTCGCCGGACGGTTTCGGTTTCGAGAGCCCGCGTATCGTGGTGGAAGTCAAGCATCGGCCAAACAGTTTAATGGGTGCGCAGGAGATTCGCAGCTTTCTGGGTGGTCGGCATCGGGAGGACAAAGGTTTGTATGTCAGCAGCGGCGGTTTTACCAAAGAGGCCCGCTATGAGGCTGATCGAGCGACAATTCCGTTGATGCTGATGGATCTAGACGATCTGGTGAAGACGGTGCTCGACTACTACGAGCGCATGGATTCCGACAGTCGTCGATTGATTCCGTTGAAGCGGCTCTATTGGCCTGCATGA